A part of Tardiphaga sp. vice304 genomic DNA contains:
- the pqqB gene encoding pyrroloquinoline quinone biosynthesis protein PqqB encodes MLRVIVLGAAAGGGIPQWNCGCEICRAAREMPALQGSQASIAITVDNEHWFLINASPDLRQQLIANPPLHPKAGQLRHSPIAGVILTNGEVDAVAGLLSMREGSPFTLYAHPRVLAILQANSIFNVLAEKNVHRQSLAIDQGFEPTLPNGAPSGLAVLPFAVPGKGAWYLEGHAHPGGTDDDGDTLGLRIEDRATGQYFFFVAACARVTPELQQRLHGAPLVLFDGTVWHDNELIDAGLGVKTGQRMGHLAMSGPDGAIAMLADSDIAQKVFLHINNSNPALLPHSPQRAKVQQAGWQIGHDGMEITP; translated from the coding sequence ATGTTGCGTGTTATCGTTCTCGGCGCCGCAGCGGGCGGCGGTATTCCGCAATGGAATTGCGGCTGCGAAATCTGTCGCGCTGCGCGCGAAATGCCGGCGCTGCAGGGCAGTCAGGCCTCGATCGCCATAACCGTCGATAATGAACACTGGTTCCTGATCAACGCCTCGCCCGATCTGCGGCAGCAACTGATTGCCAATCCGCCGCTGCATCCGAAAGCAGGCCAGCTTCGCCACTCGCCGATCGCCGGCGTCATCCTGACCAATGGTGAAGTCGATGCGGTCGCCGGGCTCTTGTCGATGCGCGAGGGCTCGCCATTTACCCTCTACGCGCACCCAAGAGTGCTGGCGATCCTGCAAGCCAACAGCATCTTCAATGTGCTCGCCGAGAAGAACGTGCACCGCCAATCGCTCGCCATCGATCAGGGTTTTGAACCGACGCTACCGAATGGCGCGCCTTCGGGGCTGGCCGTGTTGCCGTTTGCGGTGCCCGGCAAGGGGGCTTGGTATCTGGAGGGCCATGCCCACCCCGGCGGCACGGATGATGACGGCGACACGCTCGGGCTGCGGATCGAGGATCGGGCGACCGGACAGTATTTTTTCTTCGTCGCCGCCTGCGCCCGCGTCACGCCGGAACTGCAACAGCGCCTGCATGGCGCGCCGCTGGTTCTGTTCGACGGCACGGTATGGCACGACAATGAATTGATCGACGCCGGCCTCGGCGTGAAAACCGGGCAGCGCATGGGGCATCTCGCCATGTCAGGCCCCGACGGCGCCATCGCGATGCTGGCCGATTCCGACATCGCGCAGAAAGTCTTTCTGCACATCAACAATTCGAACCCGGCCTTGCTGCCGCATTCCCCGCAGCGGGCGAAGGTTCAACAGGCCGGCTGGCAGATCGGCCATGACGGCATGGAGATCACGCCATGA
- the pqqA gene encoding pyrroloquinoline quinone precursor peptide PqqA, which produces MAWKAPKIVEVPVGMEINMYACAARK; this is translated from the coding sequence ATGGCATGGAAAGCACCGAAGATCGTCGAAGTGCCGGTTGGCATGGAAATCAACATGTACGCCTGCGCCGCGCGCAAGTAA
- a CDS encoding DUF6894 family protein — translation MPLYFFHTRLGPDLVADPNGEQLRDPDHAWEVARAMIRQLLQTEDTRSGLLSAVLEVTDAEGEIVLEFPFSEALIETPEAGTTRH, via the coding sequence ATGCCGCTTTATTTTTTCCACACCCGCCTGGGTCCGGATCTCGTCGCCGACCCCAATGGCGAGCAGTTGCGTGACCCGGACCATGCCTGGGAGGTCGCCCGCGCGATGATTCGGCAATTGCTGCAGACCGAAGACACCCGATCCGGGCTGCTGTCGGCCGTTCTGGAAGTGACCGACGCAGAAGGAGAGATCGTGCTGGAATTTCCGTTCAGCGAAGCCCTGATCGAGACGCCGGAGGCGGGCACTACCCGGCATTGA
- a CDS encoding PQQ-dependent sugar dehydrogenase → MAVYASARSALLAGVFISAFLSQAVAQQPAAPTESTPAATPAPSPMPAAPAPAPAAAAPALPPGSPLIGRPADSPAAARLAPVAPPPIASSVDKLPTARLKLPPGFNIEVYAAGMANARTLREGDKGTVFVGSRLVDKVYAVINKDGKRSVKVLASGLYRPNGLAFKDGTLYIAELSKISKIDKVEDNLDNPPKPTMIYDNLPKDEAHGWKFIGIGPDNKLYVPVGQPGNSVLHDDAHGQIRRINLDGSGAEVVVRGMRNTVGFDWNPETKEMYFTDNGRDWVSESVPEDELNRVSKVGENFGAPYCLQGNILDPEFGWGKSCADYTAPVGLLGAHTAALGMRFYTGKAFPAAYKNAIFVARHGSWNKSQKLGGDVVVVKLNKDGTVKSTEPFLTGFIDNNNYIGRPVDVLPLKDGSLLVSDDWNGAIYRITYGKPKVAAQ, encoded by the coding sequence ATGGCCGTTTATGCCTCCGCTCGCTCGGCGTTGCTCGCCGGCGTTTTCATCAGTGCCTTCCTGTCCCAAGCTGTCGCTCAGCAACCCGCGGCGCCGACCGAAAGTACCCCGGCAGCCACGCCCGCTCCCTCTCCTATGCCGGCTGCGCCGGCGCCGGCGCCGGCCGCTGCCGCGCCGGCCTTGCCGCCCGGTTCGCCGCTGATTGGCCGGCCGGCCGATAGTCCGGCCGCCGCCAGGCTCGCGCCGGTCGCGCCGCCGCCGATCGCCTCCTCGGTCGACAAGCTGCCGACGGCGCGGTTGAAGCTGCCGCCCGGCTTCAATATCGAGGTCTATGCCGCCGGCATGGCCAATGCGCGCACGCTGCGCGAAGGCGACAAGGGCACGGTGTTCGTCGGCTCCCGCCTCGTCGACAAGGTCTATGCGGTCATCAACAAGGACGGCAAACGCTCGGTCAAGGTGCTCGCCTCCGGCCTGTACCGCCCGAACGGCCTCGCCTTCAAGGACGGTACCTTGTACATCGCCGAACTGTCGAAAATCTCCAAGATCGACAAGGTCGAGGACAACCTCGACAACCCGCCGAAGCCGACGATGATCTACGACAACCTGCCGAAGGACGAGGCGCACGGCTGGAAGTTCATCGGAATCGGCCCCGACAACAAGCTCTACGTTCCCGTCGGCCAGCCCGGCAACAGTGTGCTGCATGACGACGCGCACGGCCAGATCCGCCGCATCAACCTCGATGGCAGCGGCGCTGAAGTGGTGGTGCGCGGCATGCGCAATACGGTCGGCTTCGACTGGAACCCCGAAACCAAGGAGATGTACTTCACCGACAATGGCCGCGACTGGGTCTCGGAAAGCGTCCCGGAGGACGAGCTCAACCGCGTCAGCAAGGTCGGCGAGAATTTCGGCGCGCCGTATTGCCTGCAGGGCAACATCCTCGATCCCGAATTCGGCTGGGGCAAGTCGTGCGCCGACTACACCGCGCCGGTCGGCCTGCTTGGTGCGCATACCGCAGCACTCGGCATGCGGTTCTACACCGGCAAGGCGTTCCCGGCGGCGTACAAGAACGCGATCTTCGTGGCGCGGCACGGCTCCTGGAACAAGTCGCAGAAGCTCGGCGGCGATGTGGTGGTCGTGAAGCTCAACAAGGACGGCACGGTGAAGTCCACCGAACCGTTCCTCACCGGCTTCATCGACAACAATAATTATATCGGCCGCCCGGTCGATGTGCTGCCGTTGAAGGATGGCTCGCTGCTGGTCTCCGATGACTGGAACGGCGCGATCTATCGCATCACCTACGGCAAGCCGAAAGTCGCGGCGCAGTAA
- a CDS encoding c-type cytochrome has protein sequence MIFRLLRRAFAGVGGYGSPLLRGRPRATFVVLLSLVAVGPTISHAETIADRTAPCLVCHGDNGTSKTEHTPSLGAQQPAYVLIQLYMFRERLRLFAPMNDMAKNLTDDDLRSFSDYIAALPKPAPAIDPGDPARMAQAKLLTSKFRCDSCHNADYSGRDNIPRIAGQREDYLAQTLHDYKTNTRHGYDATMADVMQSVSDAQIVELAYFLARVK, from the coding sequence ATGATCTTCCGACTTCTCCGCCGCGCCTTCGCAGGCGTCGGCGGCTATGGATCCCCGCTTTTGCGGGGACGACCCCGTGCGACGTTCGTCGTTTTACTTTCGCTCGTTGCAGTGGGGCCGACCATATCTCACGCCGAAACCATCGCCGATCGCACCGCACCGTGCCTTGTCTGCCACGGCGACAATGGCACCTCGAAAACCGAGCACACGCCCTCGCTCGGCGCGCAGCAGCCGGCCTATGTGCTGATCCAGCTCTATATGTTCCGCGAAAGGCTGCGGCTGTTCGCGCCGATGAACGACATGGCGAAGAACCTGACCGACGACGACCTGCGCAGTTTCTCGGACTATATCGCCGCGCTGCCGAAACCCGCGCCCGCGATCGATCCCGGCGATCCCGCGCGGATGGCACAGGCCAAGTTGCTAACGTCCAAATTTCGCTGCGATTCCTGCCACAACGCCGACTATTCCGGCCGCGACAACATCCCGCGCATCGCCGGCCAGCGTGAGGATTACCTCGCCCAGACCCTGCACGACTACAAGACCAATACCCGCCACGGCTACGACGCCACCATGGCCGACGTGATGCAATCGGTCAGCGACGCGCAGATCGTTGAGCTCGCGTATTTCCTCGCAAGGGTGAAGTGA
- a CDS encoding amidase family protein, with protein MNDLWRLSATDLAALIRDRKVSAKQAALAGLARLDAVNPAINAVVEHRPEDVLAQAEAIDAAIARGDAVGPLAGVPVTVKVNIDYAGYATTNGVGIQSNVLPVSNSPVIDNLRKAGAVILGRTNCPAFSYRWFTSNLLYGDTKNPRDPSITPGGSSGGAAASVAAGIGHIAHGTDIAGSIRYPAYACGVHGLRPTLGRIAAYNAALPERIISGQITAMSGPLARTIADVRLGLEVMSQPDMRDPWWVPAPLDGPVMPKRAAMVLRPDGLEITADVEAAVRDAGRRVQAAGWVVEEVDNTPALREAAELQTTIWFGDGYQGMLDAAEREGDPGALACLRGIRPKLEGFEQGGLSRAMVRRSSFVRDWQMFLQHYAVVLMPVSGELPFPDQLDLKDEASFARVWAAQMPQIGIPFMGLPALSVATGLVGRVPTGVQIVASRYREDLCLAAGEAIEAGGTPVSPIDPVTA; from the coding sequence ATGAACGATCTCTGGCGTCTGTCGGCTACCGACCTTGCAGCCCTGATCCGCGACCGCAAGGTTTCGGCGAAGCAGGCCGCCCTCGCCGGGCTGGCGCGGCTCGACGCGGTCAATCCGGCGATCAATGCGGTGGTCGAGCATCGCCCCGAGGACGTGCTGGCGCAGGCCGAGGCCATCGACGCGGCCATCGCGCGCGGCGACGCGGTCGGGCCGCTGGCCGGCGTGCCGGTCACCGTCAAGGTCAATATCGATTATGCCGGCTATGCCACCACCAACGGCGTCGGCATCCAGAGCAACGTGCTGCCCGTCAGCAACAGCCCGGTGATCGACAATCTGCGCAAGGCGGGCGCCGTAATCCTTGGTCGCACGAACTGCCCGGCGTTTTCATATCGCTGGTTCACCAGCAATCTTCTTTATGGCGACACCAAGAACCCACGCGATCCTTCGATTACGCCGGGCGGCTCGTCGGGCGGCGCGGCAGCATCGGTCGCCGCCGGAATCGGCCACATCGCGCATGGCACCGACATCGCCGGCTCGATCCGCTATCCCGCCTATGCCTGCGGCGTGCACGGTCTGCGCCCGACGCTCGGCCGCATCGCGGCCTATAACGCGGCGCTACCGGAGCGCATCATTTCCGGCCAGATCACCGCGATGTCCGGCCCGCTGGCCCGCACGATTGCTGACGTCCGGCTCGGCCTCGAAGTGATGTCGCAGCCCGATATGCGCGACCCCTGGTGGGTGCCGGCGCCGCTGGACGGCCCCGTGATGCCGAAGCGCGCCGCGATGGTGCTGCGTCCCGACGGCCTCGAAATCACCGCCGACGTCGAAGCCGCGGTGCGCGATGCCGGCCGGCGGGTGCAAGCGGCCGGCTGGGTGGTCGAGGAAGTCGACAACACCCCGGCGCTGCGCGAGGCTGCCGAGTTGCAGACCACAATCTGGTTCGGCGACGGCTATCAGGGCATGCTCGACGCCGCCGAGCGCGAGGGCGATCCCGGCGCGCTGGCCTGCCTGCGCGGCATCAGGCCGAAGCTCGAAGGGTTCGAGCAGGGCGGGCTGTCGCGGGCAATGGTGCGCCGCTCGAGCTTCGTGCGGGACTGGCAGATGTTCCTGCAGCACTACGCGGTGGTGCTGATGCCGGTGTCCGGCGAACTGCCATTCCCGGACCAGCTCGACCTCAAGGACGAGGCCTCCTTCGCGCGGGTCTGGGCGGCGCAGATGCCGCAGATCGGGATTCCCTTCATGGGCCTGCCGGCGCTGTCGGTGGCGACCGGCCTGGTCGGCCGGGTGCCGACCGGCGTGCAGATCGTCGCCTCCCGTTACCGCGAGGATCTTTGTCTGGCCGCCGGCGAGGCGATCGAGGCGGGGGGCACGCCGGTATCTCCGATCGATCCCGTCACGGCCTGA
- a CDS encoding glutathione peroxidase translates to MASLYDFSARTLAGHDVSMKQFEGEVLLIVNTASACGFTPQYKGLQKIHEQYAPRGFAVLGFPCNQFGGQEPGDASQIAAFCEKDYGVSFLMFDKVDVNGTRAHPLYNFLKSEKSGLLGAAIKWNFTKFLVDRAGQVVGRFAPTTTPESLKEKIEALL, encoded by the coding sequence ATGGCAAGCCTGTATGATTTTTCGGCCAGGACATTGGCCGGCCACGATGTCTCGATGAAACAGTTCGAGGGCGAGGTGTTGCTGATCGTCAATACCGCCAGCGCCTGCGGATTCACGCCGCAATACAAGGGCCTGCAGAAGATTCACGAGCAATACGCACCGCGCGGCTTTGCAGTGCTGGGCTTTCCCTGCAACCAGTTCGGCGGTCAGGAGCCGGGCGATGCCAGCCAGATCGCGGCGTTCTGCGAGAAGGATTACGGTGTCAGCTTCCTGATGTTCGACAAGGTCGACGTCAACGGAACCCGCGCCCATCCATTGTATAATTTCCTGAAATCTGAAAAGTCAGGGCTGCTCGGCGCGGCGATCAAATGGAATTTCACCAAATTCCTGGTCGATCGTGCCGGCCAGGTCGTCGGCCGCTTCGCGCCCACGACCACTCCTGAATCGCTCAAAGAAAAAATCGAGGCGCTGCTATGA
- a CDS encoding DUF3297 family protein has protein sequence MTDTNDAPLELPDRLSTDPRSPFYNAEVLQRDVGIRFKGVEKTNVEEYCVSENWVKVPAGAAKDRYGNPLTIKLTGPVEPYFRDQA, from the coding sequence ATGACCGACACCAACGATGCCCCGCTGGAATTGCCCGATCGTCTGTCCACCGATCCGCGCAGCCCGTTCTACAATGCCGAGGTGTTGCAGCGCGATGTCGGCATTCGCTTCAAGGGCGTCGAAAAGACCAATGTCGAGGAATATTGCGTCAGCGAGAACTGGGTGAAGGTGCCGGCCGGCGCCGCCAAGGATCGCTACGGCAATCCGCTGACCATCAAGCTGACCGGCCCGGTCGAGCCGTATTTCCGCGACCAGGCGTAA
- a CDS encoding ABC transporter ATP-binding protein, with amino-acid sequence MKVATLRSDVQAVSQPLPGVAPASAMIHIDHVSQRFQTAGRQSHLALSDINLTIDDGAFVSILGPSGCGKSTLLYIVGGFVAPTEGVARIKGKTITRPGPDRGPVFQEFALFPWKNVLGNVMYGLRQQGVGKAEAEAKSRKLLEMVGLKDYGHFYPKELSGGMKQRVAIARTLAYNPAVLLMDEPFGALDAHTRTRLQNDLLTIWERDRKTVLFVTHSVEEAVFLSDKVVVMTRSPGSIKVVVDIDLPRPRKRAELLLDPRYQKYVVDIEKLIDDTGEDEIHV; translated from the coding sequence ATGAAAGTGGCGACACTGCGTTCGGACGTTCAAGCCGTTTCCCAACCGTTGCCGGGCGTGGCACCTGCATCGGCGATGATCCATATCGATCACGTCTCGCAGCGTTTCCAGACCGCCGGGCGGCAAAGCCATCTGGCGCTCTCGGATATCAACCTGACGATCGACGACGGCGCCTTCGTCTCGATCCTCGGACCTTCCGGCTGCGGCAAATCCACGCTGCTCTATATCGTGGGCGGCTTCGTCGCGCCAACCGAGGGCGTGGCGCGTATCAAGGGCAAGACGATCACCCGGCCGGGCCCGGACCGCGGCCCGGTATTTCAGGAATTCGCGCTGTTTCCCTGGAAGAACGTGCTCGGCAACGTGATGTACGGTCTGCGCCAGCAGGGCGTTGGCAAGGCCGAAGCGGAGGCAAAGAGCCGCAAGCTGCTGGAGATGGTCGGTCTCAAGGATTACGGGCATTTCTATCCGAAAGAATTGTCCGGCGGCATGAAGCAGCGCGTCGCGATCGCCCGCACGCTGGCCTACAATCCCGCCGTGCTCTTGATGGACGAGCCTTTCGGCGCGCTCGATGCGCATACCCGCACGCGGCTGCAGAACGACCTGCTCACCATCTGGGAACGCGACCGCAAGACGGTGCTGTTCGTCACGCATTCGGTGGAAGAGGCAGTGTTCTTGTCCGACAAAGTCGTGGTGATGACGCGCTCGCCGGGCAGCATCAAGGTCGTCGTCGATATCGACCTGCCGCGGCCGCGCAAGCGCGCCGAACTACTGCTCGATCCGCGCTACCAGAAATACGTCGTCGATATCGAAAAACTGATCGACGATACCGGCGAAGACGAGATCCACGTATGA
- a CDS encoding ABC transporter permease has translation MITPTAMLSKSAPLLACIGLLCAWQATSLLLNTESFPTAWESLRAVPAILTDKESLVNIGASLRRMAIGFALALLFAIPLGLMMGRVKPVASFFNPLLMVIYPVPKAALMPIIMLWLGVGDLSKTLVIFLGVSLPVIYHSFQGGRAVEEKMLWSAAAMGMSAPSRMWRIVLPSALPEILTGCRTGLVLALITMVTSEMIARQSGAGNILFNALDMAQYDTTFAMIMIIGAMGIALDAAFEKLRGSLVRWSKPLHDMPLSFS, from the coding sequence ATGATCACGCCGACCGCGATGCTTTCGAAATCGGCGCCGCTGTTGGCCTGTATCGGGCTGTTGTGCGCGTGGCAGGCGACCTCGCTGCTGCTCAACACCGAGAGCTTTCCGACCGCTTGGGAGTCGCTGCGCGCGGTGCCGGCAATTCTCACCGACAAGGAATCGCTGGTCAATATCGGCGCCTCGCTGCGCCGCATGGCAATCGGCTTCGCGCTCGCATTGCTGTTCGCCATTCCGCTCGGGCTGATGATGGGCCGCGTCAAGCCGGTGGCGTCGTTCTTCAATCCGCTGCTGATGGTGATCTATCCGGTGCCGAAAGCCGCGTTGATGCCGATCATCATGCTGTGGCTCGGCGTCGGTGATCTGTCCAAGACGCTGGTGATCTTCCTCGGCGTCAGCCTGCCGGTGATCTATCATTCGTTCCAGGGCGGCCGTGCCGTCGAAGAGAAGATGCTGTGGTCGGCCGCGGCGATGGGCATGTCGGCGCCATCCAGGATGTGGCGCATCGTGCTGCCGTCGGCGCTACCGGAAATTCTCACGGGCTGCCGCACCGGGCTGGTGCTGGCGCTGATCACGATGGTGACCTCGGAGATGATAGCGCGGCAATCGGGGGCGGGCAACATCCTGTTCAACGCGCTCGACATGGCGCAGTACGACACCACTTTCGCGATGATTATGATCATCGGCGCGATGGGCATTGCGCTCGACGCGGCGTTCGAGAAGCTGCGCGGTTCGCTGGTACGCTGGTCGAAGCCGCTGCACGACATGCCATTGAGCTTCTCATGA
- a CDS encoding ABC transporter permease, whose product MNPVITKVLLGITPIALLIAGWQVLVSFGYAPVTLLPPPGAVFLRLAQQLLTSDFLDEIAATLIRLFAGFAIAVVLGVTIGLAAAVSPVINSVVKPLVRVLAPVPKVALYPALLLILGFDHASKITLVAADALFPILLSTYYGATMVEQKLIWSAMAAGTPRWQILFKVVLPAAMPSILTGCRIGLVISCIVVFLAEMITSTDGLGHMLVQAARTFQTVDMFVPLITISLLGLILNSLLHGLRTYLLRGFPEV is encoded by the coding sequence ATGAACCCGGTCATCACCAAGGTCCTGCTCGGCATCACCCCGATCGCGCTGCTGATTGCCGGCTGGCAAGTCCTGGTTTCGTTCGGCTACGCGCCGGTCACCTTGCTGCCGCCGCCGGGCGCCGTATTCCTGCGCCTCGCACAGCAATTGCTGACCAGCGATTTCCTGGACGAAATCGCTGCGACCCTCATTCGCCTGTTCGCGGGCTTTGCCATCGCCGTCGTGCTCGGCGTAACCATCGGCCTCGCCGCCGCGGTCAGCCCGGTGATCAATTCGGTGGTCAAGCCGCTGGTCCGCGTGCTGGCGCCGGTGCCGAAGGTCGCGCTCTATCCGGCGCTGCTCCTCATTCTCGGCTTCGACCACGCCTCGAAGATCACGCTGGTCGCAGCCGATGCGCTGTTTCCGATTCTCCTGTCGACCTATTACGGCGCCACAATGGTCGAGCAGAAGCTGATCTGGTCGGCGATGGCGGCGGGCACGCCGCGTTGGCAGATCCTGTTCAAGGTGGTGCTGCCGGCGGCGATGCCCTCGATCCTCACCGGTTGCCGCATCGGCCTGGTGATCTCCTGCATCGTGGTGTTCCTGGCCGAGATGATCACCTCGACCGATGGCCTCGGCCACATGCTGGTACAGGCCGCGCGCACCTTCCAGACCGTAGACATGTTCGTGCCGCTGATCACGATCTCGCTGCTCGGGCTGATCCTGAACAGCCTGCTGCATGGGCTGCGGACATATTTGCTGAGAGGGTTTCCGGAAGTGTAG
- a CDS encoding amidohydrolase family protein — MLTRRHVLRGSAAAALILSARSAFAKPSQPGTAVNFEMPAGAVDCHTHIHGDPEKFPMFAGRVYTPEPASPEEMAALHKALGIQRVVIVTPSVYGTDNSATLFGIKVRGADARGVAVIDDKTTEAQLDEMHAAGIRGIRVNLATTGTNDPAIARQRVQTGIDRIKARGWHLQIYTNLPVIPGIKDIALASPVPLVFDHFGGAQAALGPEQPGFSDLLELVKAGRAYVKISGAYRASMQGPDFNDVVPLAKALISANPDRIVWGTDWPHPDSVTPAGKKPTDVTPLLQIDDGRLLNQLAVWAPDAASRKKILVDNAVKLYGFG; from the coding sequence ATGCTGACACGCCGTCATGTCTTGCGGGGTTCGGCTGCCGCCGCGCTCATACTCAGTGCCCGATCCGCTTTCGCGAAACCGTCGCAACCCGGCACGGCTGTCAATTTCGAAATGCCGGCCGGCGCCGTGGATTGCCATACGCACATCCACGGCGATCCCGAAAAATTCCCGATGTTCGCCGGCCGCGTCTATACGCCGGAGCCGGCCTCGCCCGAGGAGATGGCAGCGCTGCACAAGGCGCTCGGCATCCAGCGCGTCGTCATCGTCACGCCGAGCGTGTACGGCACCGACAATTCGGCGACCCTGTTCGGCATCAAGGTGCGCGGCGCCGACGCCCGCGGCGTCGCGGTGATCGACGACAAGACGACCGAAGCGCAACTCGACGAGATGCACGCGGCCGGCATCCGCGGCATTCGCGTCAATCTGGCGACCACCGGCACCAACGATCCGGCCATCGCCCGGCAGCGTGTGCAGACCGGCATCGATCGCATCAAGGCGCGCGGCTGGCATTTGCAGATCTATACCAACCTGCCCGTCATTCCGGGCATCAAGGACATCGCGTTGGCGTCGCCAGTGCCGCTGGTATTCGATCACTTCGGCGGCGCGCAGGCAGCACTCGGGCCGGAGCAGCCGGGGTTCTCGGATCTGCTCGAGCTCGTCAAAGCGGGCCGCGCCTATGTCAAGATTTCCGGCGCCTATCGCGCTTCCATGCAAGGCCCGGATTTCAACGACGTCGTGCCACTGGCCAAGGCGCTGATCTCGGCCAATCCCGACCGCATCGTCTGGGGCACCGACTGGCCGCATCCGGATTCGGTGACGCCCGCCGGCAAGAAACCGACCGATGTCACGCCGCTGCTGCAGATCGATGACGGGAGGCTGTTGAATCAGCTCGCGGTCTGGGCACCGGATGCAGCGTCGCGGAAGAAGATTTTGGTCGATAATGCGGTGAAGCTTTACGGGTTCGGGTAA
- a CDS encoding malonyl-CoA decarboxylase — translation MSNDFFSDLLASISERGRTLLRLGPASVDARQNASDLVELCTELLSGRGEASGTAIARGVFDRYHQLDEAGRLTFFETMASQFGPDADRLERAIAAWHNDPSGDTAGKLHFASEPRRQELLRRLNRAPGATGELVNMRADLLDLKGAHKELAVVDRDCVHLLASWFNRGFLVLRRIDWSTPAIILEKVIKYEAVHEIHDWNDLRRRIDPVDRRCYAFFHPALVDEPLIFVEVALTETIPGAIAPLLAEDRQPVAIERARTAVFYSISNCQRGLGGISFGNFLIKQVVEELRRELPKLESFVTLSPVPGFMKWLQRAPDVPITDEERTLLAHLDDAGWINDAPLAAQIRTVLEPLAAHYFLKAKSARGGPVDSVARFHLGNGARLERIDWLGDVSMKGLRESAGLMVNYLYRLDDIEKNHEAYADHYEIAASSAVKKQLKTEGRRLLDMRLG, via the coding sequence ATGAGTAACGACTTCTTCTCCGACCTTCTGGCCTCGATCTCGGAGCGCGGCCGCACCCTGCTGCGGCTGGGGCCGGCGTCCGTTGATGCACGACAGAACGCTTCCGACCTGGTCGAGCTCTGTACCGAACTGCTGTCGGGTCGCGGCGAGGCTTCGGGGACCGCGATCGCCCGCGGCGTATTCGACCGCTACCATCAGCTCGACGAAGCCGGCCGGCTGACCTTCTTCGAGACGATGGCGAGCCAGTTCGGCCCGGACGCGGACCGGCTGGAGCGCGCCATCGCCGCCTGGCATAACGATCCGAGCGGAGACACGGCCGGTAAATTGCATTTCGCCTCGGAGCCGAGGCGGCAGGAGCTGTTGCGCCGGCTCAACCGCGCGCCGGGCGCCACCGGCGAACTGGTCAACATGCGCGCCGACCTGCTCGACCTCAAGGGCGCACACAAGGAACTCGCCGTCGTCGATCGCGACTGCGTGCATCTTCTGGCATCGTGGTTCAACAGGGGGTTTCTCGTGCTGCGCCGGATCGACTGGTCGACACCCGCCATCATTCTGGAAAAGGTCATCAAATACGAGGCCGTCCACGAGATCCACGACTGGAACGATCTGCGCCGCCGCATCGATCCGGTCGATCGGCGCTGCTACGCATTTTTCCATCCCGCCTTGGTTGACGAGCCGTTGATCTTCGTCGAAGTGGCGCTGACCGAGACCATTCCGGGCGCCATCGCGCCGCTGCTGGCAGAAGACCGCCAACCGGTGGCGATCGAGCGCGCGCGCACCGCGGTGTTCTATTCGATCTCGAACTGCCAGCGCGGGCTGGGCGGCATTTCGTTCGGCAATTTCCTGATCAAGCAGGTAGTAGAGGAATTGCGCCGCGAACTGCCGAAGCTCGAAAGTTTCGTCACGCTGTCGCCGGTGCCGGGCTTCATGAAGTGGCTGCAGCGCGCGCCCGACGTGCCGATCACCGACGAGGAGCGCACGCTGCTGGCGCATCTCGACGATGCCGGATGGATCAACGACGCGCCGCTGGCCGCCCAGATCCGCACCGTGCTCGAACCGCTCGCAGCGCATTATTTCCTCAAGGCGAAATCGGCGCGCGGCGGCCCGGTGGATTCCGTCGCCCGCTTCCACCTCGGCAACGGCGCGCGCCTTGAGCGCATCGACTGGCTCGGCGACGTCTCAATGAAAGGACTGCGCGAATCTGCCGGGCTGATGGTGAACTATCTCTATCGCCTCGACGATATCGAGAAGAACCACGAAGCCTACGCCGACCACTACGAGATCGCGGCCTCCAGCGCCGTGAAGAAGCAGTTGAAGACCGAAGGCAGAAGGCTGCTGGACATGCGGCTGGGATAG